Part of the Tolypothrix sp. PCC 7910 genome, ATAAACTAGTGCAACTAGCGCGGAGAAATCGTGATAATTTAATGGCATGACAACTATCACCTTTGGCGACCTCAGTTTTGAAATCCGCCACAGTTCCAAACGCCGCACCATAGGTATTACCGTCGAACGTGACGGTAAATTAGTCTTGGCTTCTCCCCCAGAAGTACCAATAGAAACACTAGAAAAAATTGTCAGTGATAAACGGTACTGGATTTACAGCAAGCTTTTAAAAAAAGAATCATTAAATCCTCCAGTTAACGTTAAAGAATACGTCTCAGGCGAGGGGTTCTATTACTTAGGACGTAGTTATCGTCTTAAAATAGTTGATGAGGCGCAAACACAACCATTCTTAAGACTATACCAAAGCCGCTTTGAGTTACAACAGCAAGCACAAGCCCAAGGTCGAGAACACTTTATTCAGTGGTATCGAAAACGTCTTCAGGCAATTATAGAACAACAAATCACCACACTGATTAAACGAGTTGCTACTTCACCTCGTTCTATCCAAGTACGTGAGTTAGGTAATCATTGGGCTTCTTGCGGACACAAGGGAGATTTATATTTTCACTGGCGAGTGGCAATGCTACCGCGAACGATGATTGAGTATTTGGCAGTTCATGAATTAGTGCATCTAATTGAACCAAATCACAGCACTGAATTTTGGCATAGGCTGGAGCGTATTATGCCAGATTATCTCGAAAGGAAGCAGTGGCTAGCTGAGAATGGGGCAATTTATAATCTTTAGAAAGATATGAAATTATAGAAGCGATCGCTTTTATATAAAGTTGGAAATAATGTGTTCATATTCTACAGATTTTTGATAATTTCCCATTTCTGTAAATGACATAAAACACCTCTGGCAATGTCTATATATCTACTAACCTGGAATTTTAAACCTTGCACCCAGATTAGGACATCCTGAAAATAAATGGAATTTATGGCAATGTCTGCGACGGGCTTCGCCTACGCTCTTTTGCGTTACTTTCAACTGCCATTCAATTTTGTAGCAAGCTAACTCAAAATAACAAGCTACACAAAACCGAGCAGGCTCAAGCTTTATTTCTACAACTGGTAATATTTGCGCTCATCTATCGGCATCAACCCCCACAACCTTAGCCAAAGCCTTCTAATACTGGTGAGACGGTGGGGATTAAAGCGGAATTTTCCCATCGAGCGTAGGCGAAGCCCGCCGTTCGCGGTAGCGTCTCTGAAAGAGAAGGCATTGCTTCACTTCCCTTTTCCTTGATTTGGCGAAATCGTTCCATCCGCCTGCGCTTGTCTAATTGCTCGTTTGAGAATTAACACCGCCATTTGCGACAAAGAACGCTCCTCTGCATCTGCCAGTTGTTGCAGAGCTTCTTTGTCCTCTTCTTCCATGTAAATACTCAGTGTTACTTTCCCCATGTGACTATCATCAGTTTTTCTATGTATTTTTATATTAAATCACTAAAAACAAATAATTTTAAATGGAAGTACATAAAATCTATGTATAATTACTGATAAGTCAAAAGCCAGCGCACAACTTTCTCAGGGCCGACGCTGGCTTCTGGCTCCCTTTCACAGGAGACATATTCCATGTTAAGACCTGTTTGCCACAAAACGGATGAATACAGAGACTACCAACAAGCCTTAGATGACTTCGGTATTGCTGAACTATTGGCGAAACTAAGCGATTACTGTGAACTGCAAGAACAGGAAAGTTTAGTAGCAGTGTTAATTTCTCAACTAACCCAGAGTATTGATGCTCAACTGATTGCTAATTATTTGAGTGCGATCAATAACAATCAACAAAATTCACTCCCAAGATTAATCACCCAGCATTTTTCTCCGAGTTCTGTTGATTTACCTGAAGACTTCCCAAATACAGCAAAGACACCCCGGTTTTTGTACGGCGATAAATTGCGTTGGATTGGTTCTGACACCGATTGGGGAACTGCGATCGGCAGATTTTATAGCTTTGCTCCCCATCTTTGCTCCTGGACTTGGTGTTACCTGATTTGGTTGAGCAAAGACAGTCCCAGTGCTGCTTGGATATCAGCTGATATTGCCTGGGAAGAGGATTTAGAAGCACTGGACGCGGAGCCAATGTTATGACTAGTCCGCGTCCTTTACAGGTACGAGAGCAAAATTTGATTGATCTCTATAGCCATTGTCAACTAGGAATGACACCCAAGAATTTTTATGCCAAGTGGGATGTCAATCATGAGGCGATCGCTCGGATTTGCTCTCGCTCAGTATCAACTGTCCGGCGTTGGTTTTCCAAGGGACGCAATTACCGCCGACCAACACCAACTGATTTACGCCATCTTGCCCTCATGGACTTCCTACTAGAACACTTTGAGGAAATTCCAGAAGAATTTCTGAAAATACTCTGTTCTCTGACAGGACATAAGTAGGAATTGAAAGGTCAACCAATTGCAATGTCATCCTGACATTTTTTTACCAGCCACTCTCACAGTAGGGTGGCTTTAGTCTTGGGAATGTTTAAGCAACCTTTGTCTATTAACTGCAATTCACCAGCTAAATCATAGGTATGATCGGGAGGTTTTTGTGACCTACATTGAAAAGCTAAATCCTTGGTGTATAGTCCGCCATTTTCCTAATATGCAACACCAAATAGTTGCTCGTTTTCGCCACCGGAGTGATGCGGAAGCTCATTCCCAAGTTCTACACCGACTGATACCAAATGCAACTTTCACAGTCATTTTTAATCCGGCAGTCGAGCAAGCAGCGCAAATTAGACTATGATTTGGTCATTCTGGGAGCCAATTTA contains:
- a CDS encoding M48 family metallopeptidase — translated: MTTITFGDLSFEIRHSSKRRTIGITVERDGKLVLASPPEVPIETLEKIVSDKRYWIYSKLLKKESLNPPVNVKEYVSGEGFYYLGRSYRLKIVDEAQTQPFLRLYQSRFELQQQAQAQGREHFIQWYRKRLQAIIEQQITTLIKRVATSPRSIQVRELGNHWASCGHKGDLYFHWRVAMLPRTMIEYLAVHELVHLIEPNHSTEFWHRLERIMPDYLERKQWLAENGAIYNL
- a CDS encoding ribbon-helix-helix protein, CopG family encodes the protein MGKVTLSIYMEEEDKEALQQLADAEERSLSQMAVLILKRAIRQAQADGTISPNQGKGK
- a CDS encoding helix-turn-helix domain-containing protein, with protein sequence MTSPRPLQVREQNLIDLYSHCQLGMTPKNFYAKWDVNHEAIARICSRSVSTVRRWFSKGRNYRRPTPTDLRHLALMDFLLEHFEEIPEEFLKILCSLTGHK